GGGATCTTGAACTCGGTCTTGCTCTCCCAAGCAATTCTCCTTGTGCAGGCTCTAATGATGATATGGAGGAGGAAGAGGTTACACATCCCACTCTGTGTCTCCTTCCGTTAACCCCTGTCCACTCATGGAGGAAGAAACGGCATAGGATGTACGTGAAGGTGAAGATGGAAGGTGTAGGGATTGCAAGAAAGGTTGACCTCACCATGCACCATTCATTTCACACCCTTAACCATGCCTTGCTCCACATGTTTGGAAAACCCCCTCATCAATTCTCAAACTCCTATCGCCTCCTTTTTCAGGACCAACAAGGCCATTGGCTTCTCGCCAAAGATGTCCCATGGAGGCAAGTACCCACTTCATtaattatt
Above is a genomic segment from Arachis stenosperma cultivar V10309 chromosome 1, arast.V10309.gnm1.PFL2, whole genome shotgun sequence containing:
- the LOC130941190 gene encoding auxin-responsive protein IAA29-like isoform X1, with protein sequence MDKWDLELGLALPSNSPCAGSNDDMEEEEVTHPTLCLLPLTPVHSWRKKRHRMYVKVKMEGVGIARKVDLTMHHSFHTLNHALLHMFGKPPHQFSNSYRLLFQDQQGHWLLAKDVPWRTFLNSAQRLKLLRTTTTIVRS
- the LOC130941190 gene encoding uncharacterized protein LOC130941190 isoform X2 produces the protein MDKWDLELGLALPSNSPCAGSNDDMEEEEVTHPTLCLLPLTPVHSWRKKRHRMYVKVKMEGVGIARKDQQGHWLLAKDVPWRTFLNSAQRLKLLRTTTTIVRS